The genomic interval TCTTGTTGACCCGAGAATCGTGTCGAGCTGAGTTGAAGAGCAGGCTGCTCACTGGTTCACACTGCCAGCAAGCTGGGCAGTGGCGCCAAAGCAGTGCCACCAGCCGGAGCCAGTGGCGCCCGATTTCGGCGTTCCATAGACTGTGCCACCCGGCGGCCTAGTTGGCGTCGGCCTCGTCCGCGACGATTCCGACGTAGAGGCTCCCGCCTGTCTGCCACGGATCGCCGCCACCGTTGAGCCCTTCGAGCTGCTTGTGAAAGTTGGGGATGACGTATTGATCTGCGAGTTTCTCGGTTGCTTCTAAGCACTTGAAGAGGTAGTCGCGCTCGGCGTCAACATCCGGGGCCGTCACATGTGTGATTGCGCCTGTCGTGTGGCTGAACCCAACGCGTTGGTCGTAGACCGCAGAACCGATCCACTTTGGTCGGCCGTCAGCGGTTGTTTCGCCGGTCTTCCAGAGTCGCACGTGATGGCGGTGGCGGGGGTTGTCGCCCACTGGCTGCTCAAATGCTAGGTCTTCCTTCCGACCGAATAGGTAGAGGCTGCTTACCGGCGCGTCGTCGTCGGGACGAGACAGAACCGTGTCCGCCGCAATCTTCAGGTCGCTATCAAGCCCCAGGCCGACGGCCGCATACCAATCGGCGGCCGCCATAAGACTCTGGATCTGCGTCTGCGCACCAACCAGCGCCACGTTTAGCGGATCGCCAGGGTGATGGTCGGCGGTCTGAGTAACGCGCGGGTTCTCGTCAAACGTGGGATGTCGCTGCGCATACTCGCTCCACACCATCGGCATGATCAGGTACGCAAGCATGAGCCATGCCGCTAACAGGCTGACGGCGCCCTTCAGCAGGACGGCGGGCCGGACCCGCCGTCGTGGCGCCGCGGTTGTGTGTTCGTTCGCCAAGGAACGGTCTCCTTTCTTTCCCATCGGTAAGCTATCGCTGTTTTACGCCGACAGCAAGCTTGGGAGGAGAGAAACCTGACGGTGCTGCCCTGCCGAAAGGGTCGCGTCGAGCGCATTCGGGTGCTAACGCCCCGCGGCTGGTGACCGCGCTTAGGGCGGCGCCGCTGGTAATTTGCCACGCGCTGTTGGGACGTGCCAACCGGTTGGTTGCTGACGCGCAAGGGCGGCGTGTTTCTGGTGACGGCGCCGATTGTTCACGGCTCGGAGAGCCGTGCGACTTTCTCCGTGGTTTCCGGTGGAAATCGGCCTCTCAGTCGGCGAAAATGAGTGTGTGTACATGTGTATACATCCGCAGTTGGCACGAAAATCACGGGGAGCAAGCAATGGGTCGGCCAAGGGTGCTGGATGAGGGGAAGCAGCGGGAGGTTTGTGCGCTGCTGACCGCGGGGATGACCGTGGGCGAGGCGGCCGACTATGTCGGCTGCTGCGTGAAGACGATCCGCCGTGAGCAGGCCCGCGACGACGATTTCGACGAGCGGGTGCGTCGCGCGCGGATGGCCGCTCGGCTGGGGCCGCTGCAGGCGGTGCGGCAGGCGGCGGCCACGCACTGGCGGGCCGCGGCGTGGCTGGTCGACCGGCAGGACCGCCAGGAAGAACGCGAGCGGCGGGCGCGTTGCGAGCAGGCGAAGCT from Posidoniimonas polymericola carries:
- a CDS encoding LssY C-terminal domain-containing protein gives rise to the protein MANEHTTAAPRRRVRPAVLLKGAVSLLAAWLMLAYLIMPMVWSEYAQRHPTFDENPRVTQTADHHPGDPLNVALVGAQTQIQSLMAAADWYAAVGLGLDSDLKIAADTVLSRPDDDAPVSSLYLFGRKEDLAFEQPVGDNPRHRHHVRLWKTGETTADGRPKWIGSAVYDQRVGFSHTTGAITHVTAPDVDAERDYLFKCLEATEKLADQYVIPNFHKQLEGLNGGGDPWQTGGSLYVGIVADEADAN